The Nitratidesulfovibrio sp. SRB-5 genome includes a window with the following:
- a CDS encoding glycosyltransferase: protein MSDHLEAFLPSENRDYLVSAIVSVYKAERFLTGCLDDLLAQTIADAIEIVIVDSCSPQNERAIIDTYLAHHGNITYLRTPQRENVYAAWNRGAAAARGKYLTNANSDDRHHPDCLGLLAAALEERPDHVLAYGTSFTTGTENETFAENDRSRPFLTPAPFAPATLLYFPFGPQPVWRRDLHDRIGPFDATYSAAGDWDFAIRASLAGKVAHVPEAMGLYLAHQGAITFRDDTMRKENERIRRFWRRADVIEQLYAMAGAPLATPEQQADVHHDMGLRALEFLTPWSDGAFGQDADFARRCFLHALRLAPGRDATRLSLAIVDALRGDVQKAVTTLGELRAGPCAALAERNLRVIARAASRPGHLLSLRHAPSPLGFPSQLSLAAAHVADIPSSSTGSTGSTGSTGSTGSGWDGADRNGAPRVLLFGESFPPDHGGAAPRTEKSGMARHLEELGAALAQSGYAPHVVTGPRPDHAEPAPQDIAVTETGLWATPGLSDLYRLDRLAESGATRAALLAGPPGAWLLPACRLLRKHDVRTMLLPSISTADLATVRQGGDLPYLRFALACADEVVRGSESGCDAQVLHLMGATSHFVPRAVLPAPAPDDFRRQHGLAPDIPLLVAVSDFLPESGLPDLPNVLKRLDTLHGLAHGDGQWQLAIIGGPTGDGPGDEPGGGVPGRANADPRVRLLGPLPRPQVQSALRDADILLLPGGSESALPYAALEAMALGTPWIAPPLCTALADAAGGLIAEPNHFPQAICALLRDADAATALGELGAAHWDACFRPERCAQALVALLEGAGGMPDLRMPASLRRANAAVQARLPGTGKPQA, encoded by the coding sequence ATGTCGGACCACCTGGAAGCGTTTCTACCTTCAGAAAACCGGGACTACCTGGTCTCCGCCATCGTTTCCGTCTACAAGGCCGAACGGTTCCTGACCGGGTGCCTGGACGACCTGCTGGCCCAGACCATCGCCGACGCCATTGAGATCGTCATCGTCGATTCCTGCTCGCCCCAGAACGAGCGCGCCATCATCGACACCTACCTCGCGCACCATGGCAACATCACCTACCTGCGCACCCCCCAGCGCGAAAACGTCTACGCCGCGTGGAACCGTGGGGCGGCGGCGGCGCGGGGCAAATACCTGACCAACGCCAACAGCGACGACCGCCACCACCCCGACTGCCTCGGCCTGCTGGCCGCCGCGCTGGAAGAACGCCCCGACCACGTACTGGCATACGGCACCAGCTTCACCACCGGCACGGAAAACGAAACCTTCGCCGAGAACGACAGGTCGCGCCCCTTCCTCACGCCCGCGCCGTTCGCGCCCGCCACGCTGCTGTATTTTCCCTTCGGCCCGCAGCCCGTGTGGCGGCGCGACCTGCACGACAGGATCGGCCCGTTCGACGCCACATACTCTGCCGCCGGGGACTGGGATTTCGCCATCCGGGCATCGCTGGCGGGCAAGGTGGCGCACGTGCCCGAGGCCATGGGCCTGTACCTTGCCCACCAAGGGGCCATTACCTTCCGCGATGACACCATGCGCAAGGAAAACGAGCGGATACGCCGTTTCTGGCGCAGGGCGGACGTCATCGAACAACTGTACGCCATGGCGGGCGCTCCCCTGGCAACGCCGGAACAACAGGCCGACGTCCACCACGACATGGGGCTGCGCGCCCTGGAATTTCTCACGCCGTGGTCGGATGGCGCGTTCGGGCAGGATGCGGACTTCGCGCGCCGCTGCTTTCTGCATGCCCTGCGCCTGGCCCCCGGCCGCGATGCCACCAGGCTGTCACTGGCCATTGTCGACGCCCTGCGGGGGGACGTGCAAAAGGCCGTCACGACGCTGGGCGAGCTGCGCGCGGGCCCGTGCGCGGCATTGGCGGAACGGAACCTGCGCGTCATCGCCCGCGCCGCATCCAGGCCCGGCCACCTGCTTTCGCTGCGCCACGCGCCGTCGCCGCTGGGCTTTCCCTCGCAGCTTTCGCTGGCCGCCGCCCATGTCGCGGACATCCCGTCCTCCAGCACAGGCAGCACGGGCAGCACAGGCAGCACGGGCAGCACGGGCTCGGGGTGGGACGGTGCCGACCGCAACGGAGCGCCCCGTGTGCTGCTGTTCGGCGAATCCTTCCCGCCCGACCACGGAGGGGCGGCCCCCCGTACTGAAAAATCGGGGATGGCCCGCCACCTGGAAGAACTGGGCGCGGCCCTTGCGCAGTCGGGATATGCCCCGCACGTGGTGACCGGGCCACGCCCGGATCACGCGGAACCTGCCCCGCAGGACATCGCCGTCACCGAAACCGGACTATGGGCCACCCCCGGCCTGTCCGACCTGTACCGGCTGGACCGGCTGGCCGAAAGTGGCGCCACCCGCGCCGCCCTTCTCGCGGGCCCTCCCGGCGCGTGGCTGCTGCCCGCATGCAGGCTGCTGCGCAAGCACGACGTGCGCACCATGCTGCTGCCCTCCATCAGCACAGCCGACCTTGCGACGGTCCGGCAGGGCGGCGACCTGCCCTACCTGCGCTTTGCGCTGGCCTGCGCGGACGAGGTGGTCCGTGGTTCCGAATCTGGCTGCGACGCGCAGGTGCTGCACCTCATGGGTGCAACCAGCCATTTCGTACCGCGCGCCGTTCTGCCCGCGCCCGCGCCCGACGACTTCCGGCGGCAGCACGGCCTTGCGCCGGACATCCCGCTGCTGGTCGCCGTGTCCGACTTCCTGCCGGAGAGCGGCCTGCCCGATCTGCCGAATGTACTCAAACGGCTCGATACGCTGCACGGGCTGGCCCACGGCGACGGACAGTGGCAACTGGCCATCATCGGCGGCCCAACCGGCGACGGCCCCGGCGACGAACCCGGCGGCGGCGTGCCCGGCCGCGCCAATGCCGACCCGCGCGTGCGCCTGCTGGGGCCGTTGCCCCGCCCGCAGGTGCAGTCCGCCCTGCGTGACGCCGACATCCTGCTGCTGCCCGGCGGTTCGGAATCCGCCCTGCCGTACGCCGCACTCGAAGCCATGGCCCTGGGCACGCCGTGGATCGCCCCCCCCCTCTGCACCGCGTTGGCAGACGCGGCGGGCGGCCTGATCGCGGAGCCGAACCATTTCCCCCAGGCCATCTGTGCCCTGCTGCGCGATGCCGACGCGGCCACGGCCCTGGGCGAACTGGGCGCGGCCCACTGGGATGCCTGCTTCCGCCCGGAACGGTGCGCGCAGGCATTGGTGGCGCTTCTGGAGGGCGCGGGCGGCATGCCCGACCTGCGCATGCCCGCCAGCCTGCGCCGTGCCAATGCCGCCGTGCAGGCCCGCCTGCCGGGAACCGGAAAACCGCAGGCCTGA
- a CDS encoding GSCFA domain-containing protein, with amino-acid sequence MEYFDRFPAYRQWPLEERAVHLPHVPLIAHDTPVMNLGSCFGEYLQLFLDMYHFNALEPQAGYKYSCHSILREIDNAHANRLTSREQLFFGTSGYTDLNHHRVYDQDIDACRAKINAIERNVREALSRTEVIILTPSLIEVWKNRRTDEFILHPYPGVLCESTDLEVHFLTVAENIAYLESTRDLLLRFNPRMQIIVGVCPTPLRVTYRDEDAVQGNNASKFTLYAAVNEFCRRHDNVHYFPGYDIVFSELAGSRHYMEDNRHLAHPAVRHYLRRFGQMFCSEPSQRIMALLERLAICPPAEADACLEELGALGYPADLLHMKTASVRLRGGDGKGAFDSLCRVSMLQESPALNLNLGLLLREMGFSAKAATFFGRALDLLHDIPGLSLTMADRAQRIRLGDNHMKACCNIFDTRRDVLTRMRETARALLRGAPGAQLPPLRGLLFADVPAQPPFPIGMGAHAAMPEAPPARTGMPTDCLAGSC; translated from the coding sequence ATGGAATACTTCGACAGATTTCCCGCATACCGCCAATGGCCGCTTGAGGAACGGGCGGTTCACCTGCCGCATGTGCCGCTGATAGCCCACGACACCCCGGTCATGAACCTTGGCAGTTGCTTCGGCGAGTATCTGCAACTGTTTCTGGACATGTACCACTTCAACGCCCTGGAGCCGCAGGCAGGGTACAAGTATTCCTGCCACTCCATCCTGCGCGAGATAGACAACGCCCACGCAAACCGGCTGACCAGCCGGGAGCAGTTGTTTTTCGGCACCAGCGGGTACACCGACCTGAACCATCATCGCGTCTACGACCAGGATATCGACGCCTGCCGCGCCAAGATAAACGCCATCGAGCGCAACGTGCGGGAAGCCCTGTCCCGCACCGAGGTCATCATCCTGACGCCGAGCCTGATCGAGGTGTGGAAGAACCGCCGGACGGACGAGTTCATCCTGCACCCCTACCCCGGCGTGCTGTGCGAATCCACCGACCTCGAGGTCCATTTCCTGACGGTGGCCGAGAACATCGCCTACCTCGAAAGCACGCGCGACCTGCTGTTGCGCTTCAACCCGCGCATGCAGATCATCGTTGGCGTCTGTCCCACCCCGCTGCGCGTGACCTACCGCGACGAAGATGCCGTACAGGGCAACAACGCCTCGAAGTTCACGCTCTACGCCGCCGTCAACGAATTCTGCCGCCGCCACGACAACGTCCACTACTTTCCCGGATACGACATCGTCTTCTCGGAGCTGGCGGGAAGCCGGCATTACATGGAAGACAACCGGCACCTGGCGCACCCCGCCGTACGCCACTATCTGCGCCGGTTCGGCCAGATGTTCTGTTCCGAACCCAGCCAACGCATCATGGCCCTGCTGGAACGGCTGGCCATTTGCCCCCCGGCGGAGGCCGATGCCTGCCTTGAAGAACTCGGGGCGCTGGGGTACCCCGCGGACCTGCTGCACATGAAGACCGCCAGCGTCCGCCTGCGCGGTGGCGACGGCAAGGGCGCCTTCGACAGCCTGTGCCGCGTCTCCATGCTGCAGGAATCCCCCGCGCTGAACCTCAACCTGGGGCTGCTGCTGCGCGAAATGGGCTTTTCCGCCAAGGCCGCCACGTTCTTCGGGCGCGCGCTGGACCTGCTGCACGACATCCCCGGGCTGTCCCTCACCATGGCCGACCGCGCCCAGCGCATCCGCCTTGGCGACAACCACATGAAGGCCTGCTGCAACATCTTCGACACGCGCCGCGATGTCCTGACGCGCATGCGGGAAACCGCGCGGGCGCTGCTGCGCGGCGCACCGGGCGCGCAGCTTCCGCCCTTGCGCGGCCTGCTGTTTGCCGATGTCCCGGCCCAGCCGCCCTTTCCCATCGGCATGGGGGCGCATGCGGCCATGCCCGAGGCCCCGCCCGCCCGCACCGGCATGCCCACCGACTGCCTTGCAGGCAGTTGCTGA